In one Lolium rigidum isolate FL_2022 chromosome 3, APGP_CSIRO_Lrig_0.1, whole genome shotgun sequence genomic region, the following are encoded:
- the LOC124701321 gene encoding catalase-1: MDPYKYRPSSSFNGPQWSTNSGAPVWNNDNSLTVGSRGPILLEDYHLVEKIADFDRERIPERVVHARGASAKGFFEVTHDISHLTCADFLRAPGVQTPVIVRFSTVIHERGSPETLRDPRGFAIKFYTREGNWDLVGNNFPVFFIRDGMKFPDMVHALKPNPKTHIQENWRVLDFFSHHPESLHMFTFLFDDIGIPADYRHMDGSGVNTYTLVNRAGKAHYVKFHWKPTCGIKSLLEDEAVTVGGTNHSHATKDLTDAIAAGNYPEWTFYIQTIDPDHEDRFDFDPLDVTKTWPEDVVPLQPVGRLVLNRNIDNFFSENEQLAFCPGIIVPGVYYSDDKLLQTRIFSYSDTQRHRLGPNYLLLPANAPKCSHHNNHYDGLMNFMHRDEEVDYFPSRFDPAKHAPRYPIPSRTLNGRREKMVIEKENNFKQPGERYRSMDPARQERFINRWIDALSDPRLTHEIKAIWLSYWSQADRSLGQKLAGRLSAKPSM; encoded by the exons ATGGACCCATACAAG TACCGCCCGTCGAGCTCCTTCAACGGCCCGCAGTGGAGCACCAACTCCGGCGCGCCCGTCTGGAACAACGACAACTCCCTCACCGTCGGATCCCGAG GCCCGATCTTGCTTGAGGACTACCACCTGGTGGAGAAGATCGCCGACTTCGACCGCGAGCGCATCCCGGAGCGTGTGGTGCACGCCCGCGGCGCCAGCGCCAAGGGGTTCTTCGAGGTGACCCACGACATCTCCCACCTGACCTGTGCCGACTTCCTCCGCGCCCCGGGCGTGCAGACCCCCGTCATCGTCCGCTTCTCCACCGTCATCCACGAGCGCGGCTCCCCCGAGACCCTCCGCGACCCTCGCGGGTTCGCCATCAAGTTCTACACCCGGGAGGGCAACTGGGACTTGGTCGGCAACAACTTCCCGGTCTTCTTCATCCGCGACGGCATGAAGTTCCCGGACATGGTGCACGCGCTCAAGCCCAACCCCAAGACCCACATCCAGGAGAACTGGCGCGTGCTCGACTTCTTCTCGCACCACCCGGAGTCGCTCCACATGTTCACCTTCCTCTTCGACGACATCGGCATCCCCGCCGACTACCGCCACATGGACGGCTCCGGCGTCAACACCTACACGCTCGTCAACCGCGCCGGCAAGGCGCACTACGTCAAGTTCCACTGGAAGCCCACCTGCGGCATCAAGTCCCTGCTCGAGGACGAGGCGGTCACCGTCGGCGGCACCAACCACAGCCACGCCACCAAGGACCTCACcgacgccatcgccgccggcaaCTACCCGGAGTGGACCTTCTATATCCAGACCATCGACCCGGACCACGAGGACAGGTTCGACTTCGACCCGCTGGACGTGACCAAGACGTggcccgaggacgtggtgccgctGCAGCCCGTGGGGCGGCTCGTGCTCAACCGCAACATCGACAACTTCTTCTCCGAGAACGAGCAGCTGGCCTTCTGCCCGGGCATCATCGTCCCGGGGGTGTACTACTCCGATGACAAGCTGCTGCAGACCAGGATCTTCTCCTACTCCGACACGCAGCGCCACCGCCTCGGGCCCAACTACCTGCTGCTCCCGGCCAACGCGCCCAAGTGCTCCCACCACAACAACCACTACGACGGGCTCATGAACTTCATGCACCGCGACGAGGAGGTCGACTACTTCCCCTCCAGGTTCGACCCCGCCAAGCACGCGCCCAGGTACCCCATCCCGTCGCGCACACTCAACGGCCGCCGCGAGAAG ATGGTGATCGAGAAGGAGAACAACTTCAAGCAGCCAGGGGAGAGGTACCGCTCCATGGACCCGGCAAG GCAAGAGCGATTCATCAACAGATGGATCGATGCGCTCTCCGACCCTCGCCTCACCCACGAAATCAAGGCTATCTGGCTCTCCTACTGGTCTCAG GCTGACAGGTCTCTGGGACAGAAGCTGGCCGGCCGTCTCAGCGCGAAGCCGAGCATGTAA
- the LOC124701322 gene encoding ubiquitin domain-containing protein DSK2b-like — protein sequence MGGGGEGSGEGGEPAAGAAAAAPATLHIRGSSGNKFAVQADLGATVGAFKAVVAEGCDVPAPQQRLIYKGRILKDDQTLASYGVETDHTIHMVRGAAPPATPAAPAAANHGTSTTANAPPAGFGALFQGLGTTGNAGSGGLGLAGSGLPGLEQMQQQLTQDPNLMRDILNMPAMQNLINSPDLIRDLIMNNPQMRELVDRNPDLAHVLNDPSILRQTVEAARNPELMREMMRNTDRAMSNIESSPEGFNMLRRMYETVQEPFLNATTMAGEGDRNANPFAALLGNQGTNQARDPAGDASTTAPVPNTNPLPNPWSANAGAAQGAARPAPAARSATSGGLGGLGSTDLGNMLGGGSDASFLNQVLQNPTMMQMMQNIMSNPQSMNQLLNMNPNVRNMMESNTQMREMFQNPEFLRQLTSPETLQQLISFQQALTSQLGQQQAGQERTQAGTNPGNVNLNSLMSMFNGLGAGGHLGALDHVTAALPPEERFATQLAQLQEMGFFDTQENIRALMATYGDVTAAVERLLQNFGQ from the exons gggcggcgagccCGCCGCGGgggcggccgcggccgcgccggCGACGCTGCACATCCGGGGCTCCAGCGGGAACAAGTTCGCCGTGCAGGCCGACCTGGGCGCCACCGTCGGCGCGTTCAAGGCGGTCGTCGCCGAGGGCTGCGACGTGCCCGCGCCGCAGCAGCGCCTGATCTACAAGGGCCGGATCTTGAAGGACGaccaaaccctagccagctacg GTGTGGAGACAGACCACACCATCCATATGGTGCGTGGCGCTGCACCACCAGCAACACCAGCTGCACCAGCTGCAGCAAACCATGGGACTTCAACCACTGCGAATGCCCCACCAGCTGGTTTTGGAGCCTTGTTCCAAGGTCTTGGCACTACAGGAAATGCTGGAAGCGGAGGTTTGGGTTTAGCTGGATCCGGCCTTCCAGGATTAGAGCAGATGCAACAGCAGTTAACTCAGGATCCCAACTTGATGAGGGACATATTGAATATGCCAGCCATGCAGAATCTAATTAATAGCCCTGATCTAATACGTGATTTAATTATGAACAATCCTCAAATGCGTGAGCTTGTTGACCGTAATCCGGATCTGGCACATGTCCTGAATGATCCAAGCATTCTCCGCCAAACTGTTGAAGCAGCTAGGAATCCTGAACTTATGAGGGAGATGATGCGGAACACAGACAGAGCCATGAGCAACATTGAATCTTCCCCTGAAGGGTTTAATATGCTCCGTCGCATGTATGAAACTGTTCAGGAGCCATTCCTGAATGCAACAACAATGGCTGGGGAGGGTGATAGAAATGCGAACCCATTTGCTGCCCTTCTCGGAAACCAAGGGACTAACCAAGCAAGAGATCCAGCTGGAGATGCATCAACTACTGCCCCTGTTCCAAATACTAATCCTCTCCCGAATCCCTGGAGTGCAAATG CTGGGGCTGCACAAGGAGCAGCAAGGCCTGCTCCCGCTGCAAGGAGTGCAACAAGCGGTGGCCTAGGAGGATTGGGTTCTACAGATTTGGGAAATATGCTGGGTGGTGGCTCTGATGCATCCTTCTTGAACCAGGTTTTGCAAAACCCTACCATGATGCAAATGATGCAGAACATTATGTCCAATCCTCAGTCCATGAATCAG TTGCTCAACATGAACCCAAATGTACGTAACATGATGGAATCAAATACCCAGATGAGGGAAATGTTTCAGAATCCAGAATTTCTTCGCCAGTTAACATCTCCCGAAACATTGCAG CAATTAATTTCATTCCAGCAGGCGCTGACGTCGCAACTTGGTCAACAACAAGCTGGCCA GGAGCGGACCCAAGCGGGCACTAATCCAG GCAACGTTAACCTCAACAGCTTGATGAGCATGTTCAATGGGCTTGGTGCTGGCGGTCATCTTGGTGCTCTCGATCATGTTACTGCTGCCC TGCCACCTGAAGAGCGCTTCGCGACGCAACTAGCTCAGCTCCAAGAGATGGGGTTCTTCGACACCCAGGAGAACATCCGAGCGCTGATGGCTACCTATGGGGACGTCACTGCCGCAGTGGAGCGACTCCTTCAGAATTTCGGGCAATAG